The proteins below are encoded in one region of Streptomyces sp. NBC_00490:
- a CDS encoding TerD family protein, translating to MTKGSNTALSALSENTGSVIVGLGWSSPGGDGDADVSVLLLGPDGKVRSDADFYFYNNPVAADGSVHLLDKTPTEEGNEDRISFDLTVVAPEVDRVVVAASRYGGAHFGELDDLRVTLSDAVGESLLRFTIGDPGQVSAIIFGELYRREGDWKFRAVGQGYDSGLAGLATDFGVDIDDEAEPADEDGDGDGDGTTPTATPEPAGNAEPALSPDPAPGPEPAAALDAVPAPRRSVDETRPRKPAARPRTAKKRAAPPSAPQKSLAENDSWRPARLFPLSALKSDRDREMRATSVLLSVMTQVPRFGRRLTAAFGAPSGRMETFTEVSLPHGETPRRPDGVIRIERAGKLWTALVETKTNGNPLKADQVQAYMDIAARRGYEAVITVSNDVALEGSPLVDVRIDRRRKHQVALWHLSWAEVAHQAQLLIRHEGVGNAARTWLLQELLHYLQHENSGCHGFQNMGSAWVPVRNGINDETLCQGDPRALEVVESWERLIRQVCLRLGGELGQKVLPAQRVRRGTDHGTRRIQLADRLCLEGRLHAELRVEQAPGLLTIGADLRTGRLRTSVEVPAPEQGYPLTWAKRLMRRLGEAPADLHVETLVEGDAVGPRGTLERLRPEPADLLPKNGTQITGFRLSLLKGMGSTRGNTESGFIRSVDDAVHRFCTTVVVHLDQPLPRRAAQKEPV from the coding sequence ATGACCAAAGGGTCGAACACTGCCCTGTCGGCCCTGAGTGAGAACACCGGCTCGGTGATCGTCGGCCTGGGCTGGAGCAGCCCGGGCGGGGACGGCGACGCGGACGTGTCCGTCCTGCTGCTGGGCCCGGACGGCAAGGTCCGCAGCGACGCCGACTTCTACTTCTACAACAACCCGGTGGCCGCCGACGGAAGCGTGCACCTGCTGGACAAGACGCCCACCGAGGAGGGCAACGAGGACCGGATCAGCTTCGACCTGACCGTGGTGGCGCCCGAGGTCGACCGTGTCGTCGTGGCCGCGAGCCGCTACGGCGGCGCCCACTTCGGGGAACTGGACGACCTCCGCGTGACCCTGTCCGACGCGGTGGGCGAGAGCCTCCTCCGCTTCACCATCGGCGATCCCGGCCAGGTGAGCGCGATCATCTTCGGCGAGCTGTACCGCCGCGAGGGGGACTGGAAGTTCCGGGCCGTCGGACAGGGCTACGACTCGGGGCTGGCCGGGCTGGCCACGGACTTCGGGGTCGACATCGACGACGAGGCGGAGCCCGCCGACGAAGACGGGGACGGGGACGGGGACGGTACGACGCCCACGGCGACGCCGGAACCGGCCGGGAACGCCGAGCCGGCCCTGTCGCCGGACCCGGCCCCCGGACCGGAACCGGCGGCCGCGCTGGACGCCGTACCGGCGCCCCGCCGTTCCGTCGACGAGACCAGGCCGCGCAAACCGGCCGCCCGGCCCCGCACCGCCAAGAAGAGGGCCGCCCCGCCCAGCGCGCCGCAGAAGTCCCTTGCGGAGAACGACTCCTGGCGGCCCGCCCGGCTCTTCCCGCTCTCCGCGCTGAAGAGCGACCGGGACCGGGAGATGCGCGCCACCTCGGTGCTGCTGTCGGTGATGACCCAGGTACCGCGGTTCGGCAGACGGCTCACCGCCGCGTTCGGCGCGCCCTCCGGCCGTATGGAGACCTTCACCGAGGTCTCCCTGCCGCACGGCGAGACTCCCCGGCGGCCCGACGGGGTCATCCGCATCGAGCGGGCCGGCAAGCTGTGGACGGCGCTCGTCGAGACCAAGACCAACGGCAACCCCCTCAAGGCCGACCAGGTGCAGGCCTACATGGACATCGCCGCCCGGCGCGGCTACGAGGCCGTGATCACGGTGTCGAACGACGTCGCGCTGGAGGGCAGTCCCCTGGTCGACGTCAGGATCGACCGCCGGCGCAAGCACCAGGTGGCGCTCTGGCATCTGTCCTGGGCCGAGGTGGCCCATCAGGCCCAGCTGCTGATCCGGCACGAGGGGGTCGGCAACGCGGCCCGCACCTGGCTGCTCCAGGAGCTGCTGCACTACCTCCAGCACGAGAACTCCGGCTGTCACGGCTTCCAGAACATGGGCTCCGCCTGGGTGCCGGTACGCAACGGCATCAACGACGAGACCCTCTGCCAGGGCGATCCGCGGGCCCTCGAAGTGGTCGAGAGCTGGGAGCGGCTCATCCGCCAGGTGTGCCTCCGGCTCGGCGGCGAACTCGGGCAGAAGGTGCTGCCCGCCCAGCGCGTCCGACGCGGCACCGACCACGGGACCCGCCGGATCCAGCTGGCCGACCGGCTGTGCCTGGAAGGCCGGCTCCACGCGGAGCTCCGCGTCGAACAGGCCCCCGGCCTGCTCACCATCGGCGCGGATCTGCGCACCGGCAGGCTGCGCACCTCCGTCGAGGTTCCCGCGCCGGAGCAGGGCTACCCCCTGACCTGGGCCAAGCGACTGATGCGCCGCCTCGGCGAGGCCCCGGCCGACCTGCACGTGGAGACCCTGGTCGAGGGCGACGCCGTCGGCCCGCGCGGCACCCTGGAACGGCTGCGACCTGAACCCGCGGACCTGCTTCCGAAGAACGGCACACAGATCACCGGCTTCCGGCTGTCCCTGCTCAAGGGCATGGGCAGCACCCGGGGCAACACCGAGTCCGGCTTCATCCGCAGCGTCGACGACGCCGTGCACCGCTTCTGCACGACGGTGGTGGTCCACCTGGACCAGCCGCTGCCCAGACGTGCAGCGCAGAAGGAACCCGTCTGA
- a CDS encoding helix-turn-helix domain-containing protein, producing the protein MTSRSAWLDVPRLQVRRFAEIAMAEAPALAEEILREIRREYPHLPVVLDESGEPMALVGIRRAIEVFVQHLETAEGRPTVPPGVFQEFGRGEGLNGRSLDSLQAIYRMGVRLAWRRFAEIGQRVEIPPPAMYELVDAGYEYLDGLVDQSVRGYAEAAARQAGERLRLQRRLMELLLVERHRHGDPAEALTERAARIGWPLPERVAVGVLLRPAREAVPPAVGQGVLLDMEYELPRMVVPEPDAAGRPELLHRALTGWSGAIGPPVPLADAAKSLRWAEAAVRLMERGLLPSGEVLHCTEHTEALVLLQPEELIDDLALRCLAPLAHCGPTHGRRLAETLLAWLETRGGAPEVAARLGVHPQTVRYRLRQIRELWGAEIDDPDRRFELELVLRAQRLRGVLGEPPG; encoded by the coding sequence GTGACTTCACGGTCGGCCTGGCTCGACGTACCCCGGCTCCAGGTGCGCCGCTTCGCGGAGATCGCGATGGCGGAGGCGCCGGCGCTCGCCGAGGAGATCCTGCGCGAGATCCGCCGCGAGTACCCCCATCTGCCCGTCGTCCTCGACGAGTCGGGCGAGCCGATGGCCCTCGTCGGCATCCGCCGCGCCATCGAGGTCTTCGTCCAGCACCTGGAGACCGCGGAGGGCCGCCCGACGGTCCCCCCGGGCGTCTTCCAGGAGTTCGGCCGGGGCGAGGGGCTGAACGGCCGCAGCCTGGACTCGCTCCAGGCCATCTACCGCATGGGCGTACGCCTGGCCTGGCGCCGTTTCGCCGAGATCGGCCAGCGCGTCGAGATCCCGCCGCCGGCGATGTACGAACTCGTCGACGCGGGCTACGAGTACCTCGACGGCCTCGTCGACCAGTCGGTCCGCGGCTACGCCGAGGCGGCGGCCCGCCAGGCGGGCGAACGGCTCCGGCTCCAACGCCGCCTGATGGAACTCCTGTTGGTCGAACGCCACCGGCACGGCGACCCCGCCGAGGCCCTCACGGAACGCGCCGCCCGCATCGGCTGGCCGCTGCCCGAGAGAGTCGCCGTCGGCGTCCTGCTGCGCCCGGCACGGGAGGCGGTACCGCCCGCGGTCGGCCAGGGAGTGCTCCTGGACATGGAGTACGAACTGCCCCGCATGGTCGTCCCCGAACCGGACGCGGCGGGCCGCCCCGAACTCCTCCACCGCGCCCTGACCGGCTGGTCCGGCGCGATAGGACCCCCCGTCCCGCTGGCCGACGCGGCGAAGTCGCTGCGCTGGGCCGAGGCCGCCGTACGCCTCATGGAACGCGGCCTGCTGCCGTCGGGCGAGGTCCTGCACTGCACGGAGCACACGGAGGCGCTGGTCCTCCTCCAGCCGGAGGAACTGATCGACGACCTCGCGCTGCGCTGCCTGGCCCCCCTGGCCCACTGCGGCCCCACCCACGGCCGCCGGCTCGCCGAGACGTTACTGGCCTGGCTGGAGACCCGGGGCGGCGCCCCGGAGGTGGCCGCCCGGCTGGGCGTCCACCCCCAGACGGTCCGCTACCGCCTGCGTCAGATCCGTGAGCTCTGGGGCGCGGAGATCGACGACCCGGACCGGCGCTTCGAGCTGGAACTGGTGCTCAGGGCGCAGCGGTTGAGGGGAGTGCTGGGGGAGCCGCCCGGCTAG
- a CDS encoding SMP-30/gluconolactonase/LRE family protein yields the protein MTSKTYDYEVAVRAEAILGEGPTWDPAHNRLIWLDILGARINTYDPVSGHRTVRVTDQHIGAAKPRTGGGLVLNLRDGVALLDPDDSFRWLHHEPVPGRRANDAAVAPDGSLWAGTMRYDEAPGGGTLSRLTGDGSFETVLDDVAVSNGTGWSPDGRRMYYIDSPTRRLDVFDFEAGRPVNRRPLVEIEEGAGFPDGLTVDADGCVWVALWDGGAVRRYTPEGTLDRVITLPTPRVTACAFGGADLTDLYITTATVGLEDPHPVAGSLLVVPGAGKGLPQPLFAG from the coding sequence ATGACCTCGAAGACGTACGACTACGAGGTGGCCGTCCGCGCCGAGGCGATACTCGGCGAGGGCCCCACCTGGGACCCGGCGCACAACCGCCTGATCTGGCTCGACATCCTCGGCGCCCGGATCAACACCTACGACCCCGTCTCCGGCCACCGCACGGTCCGCGTCACCGACCAGCACATCGGCGCCGCCAAGCCACGCACCGGCGGCGGACTCGTCCTCAACCTGCGGGACGGCGTCGCCCTCCTGGACCCGGACGACTCCTTCCGCTGGCTGCACCACGAGCCGGTCCCCGGCCGTCGCGCCAACGACGCCGCCGTCGCCCCCGACGGTTCGCTGTGGGCGGGCACCATGCGCTACGACGAGGCACCGGGCGGCGGCACCCTGTCCCGGCTCACCGGCGACGGCTCCTTCGAGACCGTCCTCGACGACGTCGCGGTCAGCAACGGCACCGGCTGGAGCCCCGACGGCCGCCGGATGTACTACATCGACTCACCGACCCGCCGCCTCGACGTCTTCGACTTCGAGGCCGGCCGCCCCGTGAACCGCCGTCCCCTCGTGGAGATCGAGGAGGGCGCCGGCTTCCCCGACGGCCTCACCGTCGACGCCGACGGCTGTGTGTGGGTGGCCCTGTGGGACGGCGGAGCGGTACGCCGTTACACACCGGAGGGCACGCTGGACCGCGTGATCACCCTCCCCACCCCGAGGGTGACAGCGTGTGCCTTCGGCGGCGCCGACCTGACCGACCTCTACATCACGACGGCGACGGTGGGTCTGGAAGACCCGCACCCGGTGGCGGGCTCGCTGCTGGTGGTGCCTGGCGCGGGAAAGGGTTTGCCGCAACCGCTGTTCGCCGGGTGA
- a CDS encoding DUF3068 domain-containing protein has product MRRTASPFSLILLGLGTFLLVLAPMLAWYVTPRAAVNPIDIDQTAVYKGTGSVFDTDKVETVDGQTITVTQRVRGNVEDSERSGDTVWDVTTTVDTDKTLPASDPHDALDFVPHRWVMDRRTTKPVHCCGEKPYIEGEAYLKFPFDVQKRSYQWWDNTLGNTIVLTYRDTKKVQGYTGYRFTGTVAPTKVGTRMVPGSLVGRPDSPQVLAEEWYSNHGFELVVDQRTGRVIYAQTGPKRTLRAPGTKKDAVVLLDSEKIAFTTATQKDAVKKAEQDSGQLKAIGETVPIGAAVLGFVLVVAGSVLVVRGRRHPGSSDTPDSPLTM; this is encoded by the coding sequence ATGCGCCGTACAGCCTCTCCCTTCTCTCTGATTCTGCTGGGACTCGGCACGTTTTTGCTGGTCCTGGCGCCCATGCTGGCGTGGTACGTGACCCCACGGGCCGCAGTGAACCCGATCGACATCGACCAGACCGCCGTCTACAAAGGCACCGGCAGCGTCTTCGACACCGACAAGGTCGAGACCGTGGACGGCCAGACGATCACCGTCACCCAGCGGGTGCGCGGCAACGTCGAGGACAGTGAGCGCAGCGGTGACACGGTCTGGGACGTGACGACCACGGTCGACACCGACAAGACCCTTCCCGCCTCGGATCCGCACGACGCGCTGGACTTCGTACCGCACCGCTGGGTCATGGACCGCAGGACCACCAAGCCCGTCCACTGCTGCGGCGAGAAGCCGTACATCGAGGGCGAGGCCTATCTGAAGTTCCCCTTCGACGTGCAGAAACGCTCCTACCAGTGGTGGGACAACACCCTTGGCAACACCATCGTGCTGACCTACCGGGATACCAAGAAGGTCCAGGGGTACACGGGTTACCGGTTCACCGGCACGGTCGCCCCGACGAAGGTCGGCACCCGGATGGTGCCGGGCAGCCTCGTCGGCCGGCCGGACAGCCCGCAGGTGCTGGCCGAGGAGTGGTACTCCAACCACGGTTTCGAGCTGGTCGTCGACCAGCGCACCGGCCGCGTGATCTACGCGCAGACCGGCCCGAAGCGGACCCTGCGGGCGCCGGGCACCAAGAAGGACGCGGTGGTGCTGCTGGACAGCGAGAAGATCGCCTTCACGACCGCGACGCAGAAGGACGCGGTGAAGAAGGCCGAGCAGGACAGCGGTCAGCTGAAGGCGATCGGCGAGACGGTGCCGATCGGTGCGGCTGTGCTGGGGTTCGTCCTGGTGGTGGCCGGTTCCGTTTTGGTGGTACGCGGGAGGCGGCATCCCGGTTCATCCGATACGCCCGATTCCCCGCTCACGATGTGA
- a CDS encoding NAD(P)/FAD-dependent oxidoreductase gives MSESPSPARTAVVLGGSHTGMLAARALAAFADRVLVVERDVLPEGSEPRKGLPQARHAHMLWSGGVRAMEELLPGISETLREAGARRAPVTTDIVGYSAQGWFRRWPESHHVILAGRDLLDATVRAQVLADGRVEVLGGTEVLGLAGTPEAVTGVRVRERDGRERTIGAGMVVDATGRGSGAARWLAELGLPAPRERKVDSGLAYASRLYLAPEQARGGFPVIHVQPDPHAGVPGRAGFLLPIENGRWIVTVNGTRGGEPSGADDDFVRFAREELRHPLIGDLLRQAEPLSEVAVTRATVNRRYFYERMPAWPDNFTVLGDALAAYNPVYGHGLAVGAQSALLLRKLTARHGWGAAGLSRRVQKAVARPVGAAWDLATGQDVFYPGATEGGPTLRDRLLAGYVDRLMRTATGNGRIARRVTDVTSLERRAEVLLSPSVLLAAVVGPLKPALTAPPLTAEELKRVGLQ, from the coding sequence ATGAGTGAGAGTCCCTCCCCCGCCAGAACCGCCGTGGTCCTGGGGGGATCCCATACCGGCATGCTCGCGGCACGGGCGCTCGCCGCCTTCGCCGACCGCGTCCTGGTCGTCGAGCGGGACGTGCTGCCCGAGGGCTCCGAGCCGCGCAAGGGGCTGCCGCAGGCCCGGCACGCCCACATGCTCTGGTCGGGCGGGGTGCGGGCCATGGAGGAGCTGCTGCCGGGCATCTCCGAGACGCTCCGGGAGGCGGGGGCGCGGCGGGCGCCGGTCACCACGGACATCGTCGGCTACTCGGCGCAGGGCTGGTTCCGGCGCTGGCCCGAGTCCCACCATGTGATCCTGGCCGGACGGGACCTGCTGGACGCGACGGTCCGCGCACAGGTCCTGGCCGACGGTCGGGTGGAAGTGCTCGGCGGCACCGAGGTGCTGGGCCTCGCGGGCACACCGGAGGCGGTCACCGGGGTACGGGTGCGGGAGCGCGACGGCCGTGAACGGACCATCGGGGCGGGCATGGTGGTCGACGCCACCGGCCGGGGCTCCGGGGCGGCCCGCTGGCTGGCGGAACTCGGACTGCCCGCGCCGCGGGAGCGCAAGGTCGACTCCGGCCTCGCGTACGCCAGTCGGCTCTACCTCGCGCCCGAGCAGGCCCGCGGCGGCTTCCCCGTCATCCATGTGCAGCCCGACCCGCACGCCGGCGTCCCGGGCCGGGCGGGCTTTCTGCTGCCCATCGAGAACGGCCGCTGGATCGTCACGGTCAACGGCACCCGGGGCGGCGAACCCTCCGGCGCCGACGACGACTTCGTCCGTTTCGCCCGCGAGGAGCTGCGGCACCCCCTCATCGGCGACCTGCTGCGACAGGCCGAGCCGCTGTCCGAGGTGGCGGTCACCCGCGCCACGGTCAACCGCCGGTACTTCTACGAGCGGATGCCGGCCTGGCCCGACAACTTCACCGTGCTGGGCGACGCGTTGGCCGCGTACAACCCGGTGTACGGCCACGGGCTGGCGGTCGGTGCGCAAAGTGCGCTGCTCCTGCGGAAGCTGACCGCGCGTCATGGGTGGGGTGCGGCCGGACTGTCCCGCCGGGTCCAGAAGGCCGTTGCCCGTCCGGTGGGGGCGGCGTGGGATCTGGCGACGGGGCAGGACGTGTTCTATCCGGGGGCGACGGAGGGCGGGCCGACGCTGCGGGACCGGTTGCTCGCCGGGTATGTGGACCGGCTGATGCGCACGGCCACGGGGAACGGACGGATCGCCCGCCGCGTGACGGATGTGACGTCGTTGGAGCGGCGGGCGGAGGTGTTGCTGAGTCCGTCGGTGTTGTTGGCGGCGGTGGTGGGGCCGTTGAAACCTGCGCTCACGGCTCCGCCTTTGACTGCTGAGGAGTTGAAGAGGGTGGGTTTGCAGTAG
- a CDS encoding TerD family protein — MPELLKGGNTVVGSGPLTAELHTVGDPVDLSALLVGADGRVRSDGDLVFYNQPSGEDGAVRHVGADGSGPERVVVDPAGLPADVDRVVLVGSCDPDNAARTFREVQEVTVRAHQAAGEPVVFRAPALTDGERAVLLVELYRRGDGWKLRAIGQGYAEGLAGLATDFGIDVSQPEAETPPSPAQSPAPAQAPAPAPAPAPAPAPAPAPAPASLVKPPLGKVSLDKGGQVSISLDKSDRQLVVTVALEWDGGSDKRRRQGADLDLYALFVPASKAQRGPREPGTFIKKGPVTKDSDVVYYKNLGSLKEPPYIQLDGDSRTPGRETVRIVRPDEQGYVLLCAYSAVSNGFGSFKSFGAKVVVDDGRGSNVTVPLYENTSTRFWVAIALVDFTAPDGAAIRHVEAYSSRMTERRPFLHPDGTIQMNAGPVEFKRRSDS; from the coding sequence GTGCCTGAGCTTCTCAAGGGCGGGAACACCGTGGTGGGCTCCGGACCGCTGACCGCCGAACTGCACACCGTGGGCGATCCGGTGGACCTGAGTGCGCTGCTCGTGGGAGCGGACGGGCGGGTGCGGTCCGACGGGGATCTGGTGTTCTACAACCAACCCTCGGGTGAGGACGGGGCCGTGCGGCATGTCGGTGCCGATGGTTCGGGGCCCGAGCGGGTCGTCGTGGATCCGGCCGGGCTGCCCGCGGACGTGGACCGGGTCGTGCTGGTCGGCAGCTGTGATCCCGACAACGCCGCCCGTACCTTCCGCGAGGTCCAGGAGGTCACCGTCCGGGCGCATCAGGCCGCGGGGGAGCCCGTCGTCTTCCGTGCGCCCGCGCTGACCGACGGCGAGCGCGCGGTGCTGCTCGTGGAGCTGTACCGGCGGGGCGACGGCTGGAAGCTGCGGGCCATCGGGCAGGGGTACGCCGAGGGGCTGGCGGGGCTGGCCACGGACTTCGGCATCGACGTGTCCCAGCCGGAGGCCGAGACGCCTCCCTCTCCCGCGCAGTCACCGGCCCCCGCACAAGCTCCGGCTCCGGCTCCGGCTCCGGCTCCGGCTCCGGCTCCGGCTCCGGCTCCGGCTCCGGCCAGTCTCGTCAAGCCGCCGCTCGGCAAGGTCAGCCTGGACAAGGGCGGCCAGGTTTCGATCAGTCTGGACAAGTCGGACCGCCAACTGGTCGTCACGGTGGCCCTGGAATGGGACGGCGGCAGCGACAAGCGCCGACGCCAGGGCGCCGACCTGGACCTGTACGCCCTGTTCGTGCCCGCCTCGAAGGCCCAGCGCGGACCGCGGGAGCCGGGCACCTTCATCAAGAAGGGTCCCGTCACCAAGGACTCGGACGTCGTCTACTACAAGAACCTCGGCTCCCTGAAGGAGCCGCCCTACATCCAGCTCGACGGTGACTCCCGTACCCCCGGCCGCGAGACGGTCCGCATCGTCCGGCCCGACGAGCAGGGGTACGTCCTGCTGTGCGCCTACTCCGCCGTCAGCAACGGCTTCGGTTCCTTCAAGAGCTTCGGCGCCAAGGTCGTCGTGGACGACGGCCGCGGATCCAACGTCACCGTGCCGCTCTACGAGAACACCTCGACCCGTTTCTGGGTGGCCATCGCCCTCGTCGACTTCACCGCTCCCGACGGTGCGGCGATCCGCCATGTCGAGGCGTACAGCAGCCGTATGACCGAACGCCGTCCGTTCCTGCACCCGGACGGCACGATCCAGATGAACGCGGGCCCGGTGGAGTTCAAGCGACGGTCGGACTCCTAG
- a CDS encoding class I SAM-dependent methyltransferase, translating into MRATGLKDPSIRRSVALFRAFLHEQDDPDACYSLLARDSVDQVEAYDGPVSGRVVVDVGGGSGCFTEEFRRRGAQAYLFEPDVQELGPKPTGGAVIADGYLLPLYDGVADVTFSSNVLEHVADPQTFVSELVRVTRPGGLIYLSFTNWLSPWGGHEWAPWHYLGAERARARYRRRTGKAAKHTLGENLFAVHIGPTLRQVRARDDVRVVSARSRYWPFLAETVVKAPGIREVATWNLLLILRRCPR; encoded by the coding sequence ATGAGGGCCACCGGCCTCAAGGACCCCTCGATACGCAGGTCGGTCGCCCTCTTCCGGGCCTTCCTCCACGAGCAGGACGACCCCGACGCCTGCTACTCCCTCCTCGCCCGCGACTCCGTCGACCAGGTCGAGGCCTACGACGGTCCGGTCAGCGGACGCGTCGTCGTGGACGTCGGTGGGGGCAGTGGGTGCTTCACCGAGGAGTTCCGCAGACGGGGTGCGCAGGCGTATCTCTTCGAACCCGACGTACAGGAGCTCGGCCCCAAGCCGACCGGCGGGGCCGTGATCGCCGACGGCTACCTGCTGCCGTTGTACGACGGGGTCGCGGACGTCACCTTCTCCTCCAACGTCCTGGAGCATGTCGCCGATCCGCAGACCTTCGTCAGTGAGCTCGTCCGGGTCACACGGCCCGGCGGGCTGATCTATCTGTCGTTCACCAACTGGCTGTCCCCGTGGGGCGGCCACGAGTGGGCGCCCTGGCACTACCTGGGTGCCGAGCGGGCGCGGGCCCGCTACCGGCGCCGTACCGGAAAGGCCGCCAAGCACACCCTCGGCGAGAACCTGTTCGCCGTGCACATCGGCCCGACCCTGCGGCAGGTGCGCGCCCGCGACGATGTGCGGGTGGTCTCGGCGCGCTCCCGCTACTGGCCGTTCCTCGCGGAGACCGTCGTCAAGGCGCCGGGTATCCGCGAGGTCGCCACCTGGAACCTCCTCCTCATCCTCCGGCGGTGTCCACGATGA
- a CDS encoding glycosyltransferase family 4 protein: MPQHVPPALHAASPRASQHPSALPPPPRRIVFLAHRDLGNPAAGGSELLVDRLADGLTGLGHQVTLLCGGPASYRDYRVVSAGGELGHFLRARSAFSRQVGDCDLLVEVCNGMPYFAPVWHRGPTLCLVNHVHTDLWKMRFGGPMAPAARLGRRLEHWALTGAQHRSLLVAVSPSTAHALRGIGVERDRIRVVHNGVEEPGPRADRSPEPLFVAVGRLVEYKRIDLLLRLWERVRPVTGGRLLIVGDGPERERLEQLAGPGVEFTGHVSEAEKHRLLCAAWLLLHPSAVEGWGLVVTEAAARETPTIAFDVPGLRDSVVDGETGVLAHGESSFAAAWCTLTLSGERRELMGKAAREQAARYRWDRTVRQFRAVAAEAVRSWAP; the protein is encoded by the coding sequence ATGCCCCAGCACGTGCCACCCGCGCTGCACGCCGCATCGCCCCGGGCGTCGCAGCACCCCTCGGCGCTCCCCCCACCTCCGCGCCGAATCGTTTTCCTCGCCCATCGTGATCTGGGCAATCCGGCCGCCGGGGGCTCCGAGCTCCTGGTCGACCGCCTCGCCGACGGTCTCACCGGCCTCGGCCACCAGGTCACCCTGCTGTGCGGCGGTCCCGCGTCGTACCGCGACTACCGGGTCGTCTCCGCGGGCGGCGAACTCGGTCACTTCCTCCGTGCCCGTTCAGCCTTCTCCCGCCAGGTCGGCGACTGCGACCTGCTGGTCGAGGTCTGCAACGGGATGCCGTACTTCGCGCCCGTCTGGCACCGCGGCCCCACGCTGTGCCTGGTCAACCATGTGCACACCGATCTGTGGAAGATGCGGTTCGGCGGGCCTATGGCCCCCGCCGCGCGCCTCGGCCGAAGACTCGAGCACTGGGCGCTGACCGGTGCGCAGCACCGGAGCCTGCTGGTGGCCGTGTCCCCCTCGACGGCCCACGCACTGCGCGGGATCGGCGTCGAACGGGACCGTATCCGTGTCGTGCACAACGGAGTGGAGGAGCCGGGGCCGCGCGCGGACCGCTCCCCCGAGCCGCTGTTCGTGGCGGTCGGCCGGCTCGTCGAGTACAAGCGCATCGACCTGCTGCTGCGGCTGTGGGAGCGGGTACGGCCCGTGACCGGCGGCCGGCTGCTGATCGTCGGCGACGGTCCCGAACGGGAGCGTCTCGAGCAACTCGCCGGTCCCGGCGTGGAGTTCACCGGCCATGTGTCCGAGGCGGAGAAGCACCGGCTGCTCTGTGCGGCGTGGCTGCTGCTGCATCCGTCGGCGGTCGAGGGCTGGGGTCTTGTCGTCACGGAGGCCGCGGCTCGTGAGACGCCGACGATCGCCTTCGACGTGCCCGGTCTGCGGGATTCCGTCGTGGACGGGGAGACGGGTGTGCTGGCGCACGGCGAGTCCTCGTTCGCGGCGGCGTGGTGCACGCTCACCCTCTCCGGGGAGCGCCGGGAACTGATGGGCAAGGCGGCACGGGAGCAGGCGGCCCGCTACCGCTGGGACCGGACGGTCAGACAGTTCCGCGCGGTCGCCGCCGAGGCGGTGAGGAGCTGGGCGCCATGA
- a CDS encoding IclR family transcriptional regulator, which yields MGRLVPAVTRALDILELFLDGDGTLSAPDIVRRLQLPRTTVHELVTTLAARSYIVPVPGQPGRYRLGVRPYQLGSRYAEQLDLAAEGQQVARSVAETCDETVHVAILEGTDVIYIAKVDSTHAVRMVSAAGRRLPAHCTSVGKMLLASLPESELSSRIPDSVELVRMTPNSITEPGALREALTHIRERGVAVENRESNPDVSCVAAPVRDRTGRVVAALSISVPMIRWSDERRDELEQLAAKGAAELSERLGHRSVG from the coding sequence GTGGGACGTCTTGTACCTGCCGTGACCCGGGCTCTCGACATTCTCGAGCTCTTCCTCGACGGGGACGGCACGCTCTCCGCCCCCGACATAGTGCGCAGGCTCCAGTTGCCGCGCACCACCGTGCACGAGCTGGTGACCACGCTCGCCGCGCGGTCGTACATCGTCCCGGTGCCGGGTCAGCCGGGACGTTACCGCCTCGGGGTGCGGCCGTACCAGCTCGGCAGCCGCTACGCCGAGCAGCTCGACCTCGCCGCCGAGGGGCAGCAGGTCGCCCGGTCCGTCGCCGAGACCTGTGACGAGACGGTGCACGTGGCGATCCTGGAGGGCACCGACGTCATCTACATCGCCAAGGTGGACTCGACGCACGCGGTGCGGATGGTGTCCGCCGCCGGGCGCCGGCTTCCCGCCCATTGCACCTCCGTCGGCAAGATGCTGCTCGCCTCGCTCCCCGAGTCGGAGCTGAGCTCCCGCATCCCGGACTCCGTCGAGCTGGTCCGGATGACTCCGAACAGCATCACCGAACCGGGCGCCCTGCGCGAGGCCCTCACCCACATCCGCGAGCGCGGCGTCGCCGTGGAGAACCGTGAGTCCAACCCGGACGTCTCCTGCGTGGCCGCCCCGGTCCGCGACCGCACCGGCCGGGTGGTGGCCGCGCTGTCCATCTCCGTGCCCATGATCCGCTGGAGCGACGAGCGCCGCGACGAGCTGGAGCAGCTCGCCGCGAAGGGTGCCGCCGAGCTGTCCGAGCGCCTCGGTCACCGGAGCGTGGGATGA